One window of the Candidatus Chryseobacterium colombiense genome contains the following:
- the fahA gene encoding fumarylacetoacetase yields the protein MKSFVEYSSNSDFSIHNIPFGVAVFNKEYIGCCTRIGDQVIDLATLYDLAYFEEIEGLDDNVFEAYTLNEFIELGKPITNAVRLKIQELLLEGSTLSKDQKTIEAAFYDLDKVKMMMPVHIPNYTDFYSSIEHATNVGKMFRDPTNALLPNWKHLPVGYHGRASSIVVSGTEINRPKGQMKPADVEKPVFGPCKQLDFELEMAFIINKNTEMGESISTKEAEDAIFGMVVFNDWSARDIQSWEYVPLGPFLAKNFGSSISPWVVTLEALEPFRTTSPVQDPEVLDYLKFEGDKNYDINLEVYIQPENGDQNLISESNYKHMYWNMTQQLAHHTVNGCNVEVGDLYASGTISGSDPKSFGSMLELTWRGQNPIQLNNGQERKFIDDNDTVTMKAWAEKDGVRVGFGEVSGKIIPAI from the coding sequence ATGAAATCATTTGTAGAATATTCGTCAAATTCAGACTTCTCAATTCATAATATTCCTTTTGGTGTAGCCGTATTCAATAAAGAATATATCGGCTGCTGTACCAGAATCGGCGATCAGGTAATTGATCTTGCAACATTATATGATCTTGCCTATTTCGAAGAGATTGAAGGTCTTGATGATAATGTTTTTGAAGCTTATACCCTAAACGAATTTATTGAGCTTGGAAAACCCATTACCAATGCCGTTCGTTTGAAAATTCAGGAATTATTATTGGAAGGCTCTACGTTGTCAAAAGATCAGAAAACTATCGAAGCAGCATTCTATGATCTGGATAAAGTAAAAATGATGATGCCGGTTCACATTCCGAACTATACAGATTTTTACAGCAGCATAGAACATGCAACCAATGTTGGAAAAATGTTCAGAGATCCTACCAATGCTTTACTACCCAACTGGAAGCATCTTCCTGTAGGATACCATGGTAGAGCTTCTTCTATTGTCGTTTCGGGCACTGAGATCAATCGTCCGAAAGGTCAGATGAAACCTGCAGATGTAGAAAAACCAGTTTTCGGGCCTTGCAAGCAGCTGGATTTCGAACTGGAAATGGCATTTATCATCAATAAAAACACAGAGATGGGCGAAAGTATTTCTACCAAAGAAGCTGAAGATGCCATTTTCGGAATGGTGGTTTTCAATGACTGGTCTGCAAGAGATATCCAGTCTTGGGAATATGTTCCGTTGGGACCATTTTTAGCTAAAAATTTCGGTTCGTCAATTTCTCCATGGGTGGTTACTTTAGAAGCTTTGGAGCCGTTCAGAACAACTTCTCCGGTTCAGGATCCTGAAGTGTTGGATTATCTGAAATTTGAAGGAGATAAAAATTACGACATCAACCTTGAAGTCTATATTCAGCCTGAAAATGGTGATCAAAATCTAATCAGTGAAAGTAATTACAAACATATGTACTGGAATATGACTCAGCAATTGGCTCATCACACCGTAAATGGCTGTAATGTAGAAGTTGGTGATTTATACGCAAGTGGAACGATTTCCGGAAGCGATCCGAAATCTTTCGGTTCAATGCTTGAATTAACATGGAGAGGACAAAATCCAATCCAATTAAACAACGGACAGGAAAGAAAATTCATCGACGATAATGATACGGTAACCATGAAAGCCTGGGCTGAAAAAGATGGCGTAAGAGTTGGTTTCGGTGAAGTGAGTGGTAAAATTATTCCAGCAATTTAA
- a CDS encoding cupin domain-containing protein gives MNKIPRRIVTGIKDGKSVIIEDETVKNAIEHFPDLIISDLWNTQQMPASLDFETPIPNTGYPQTPKNGTYFRYVSIPPDKDLGVEIEAGKPHPMMHKTQTLDYIIILSGELYLIMEEGETLLKAGDIVIQRGTNHAWSNRSEEPCIQLAILIDAEK, from the coding sequence ATGAATAAAATACCTAGAAGAATTGTAACAGGAATTAAAGATGGAAAATCTGTAATCATAGAAGATGAAACGGTAAAAAATGCCATAGAACATTTTCCGGACTTAATCATTTCTGATCTTTGGAATACCCAGCAAATGCCTGCAAGTTTAGATTTTGAAACTCCAATTCCCAACACAGGATATCCGCAGACTCCGAAAAACGGAACTTATTTCCGTTACGTTTCTATTCCACCGGATAAAGATTTAGGCGTTGAAATAGAAGCAGGAAAGCCTCACCCGATGATGCATAAGACGCAGACATTGGATTATATCATTATTCTCTCCGGAGAATTATATTTAATAATGGAAGAAGGAGAAACACTGCTTAAAGCCGGAGATATTGTGATCCAAAGAGGAACCAATCATGCATGGAGTAACCGTTCTGAAGAACCCTGCATCCAATTAGCCATATTGATTGATGCTGAAAAATAA
- a CDS encoding homogentisate 1,2-dioxygenase produces the protein MRYHQSGNIPQKRHTIFKSPEDKFYYEQLFGTEGFHGISSLLYHIHRPTQIKSIGEPKDVAPKIAVEKNVTPRMFKGMNVTPENDFLDSRKFLMVNNDLKMGLSKPRKSMDYFYKNAECDELLYAHSGSGILKTFVGNLEFSVGDYLIIPRGTIYQVELHSDDTVFFVVESHSPIYTPKRYRNEFGQLLEHSPFCERDIITPTFVEPKDEKGEFLIKVKKENQITDFIYATHPFDVVGWDGYFYPYKFNIKNFEPITGRIHQPPPVHQTFEAHNFVVCSFCARMYDYHPQAIPAPYNHSNIDSDEVLFYTEGDFMSRNHIDLMDFTLHPGGIVHGPHPGAMERSIGKKFTEEYAVMVDPFRPLKLTEEALKVEDPSYKTSWLEE, from the coding sequence ATGAGATATCATCAGTCGGGAAATATCCCACAAAAAAGGCATACGATTTTCAAATCTCCTGAAGATAAATTTTACTATGAACAGCTTTTCGGAACCGAAGGTTTTCATGGAATTTCTTCATTATTGTACCACATTCACCGTCCGACTCAGATCAAATCGATTGGCGAACCGAAAGATGTAGCACCGAAAATCGCAGTTGAGAAAAACGTAACTCCAAGAATGTTTAAAGGAATGAATGTAACTCCTGAAAACGATTTCTTGGACAGCCGTAAGTTTTTGATGGTAAACAATGACCTGAAAATGGGATTGTCGAAGCCAAGAAAATCGATGGATTATTTCTATAAAAATGCTGAATGTGATGAGCTTTTATACGCTCACAGCGGAAGCGGGATTTTAAAAACTTTTGTTGGAAACCTTGAATTTTCTGTTGGTGATTACTTAATTATCCCAAGAGGAACCATTTATCAGGTTGAACTGCATTCTGACGACACCGTTTTCTTTGTGGTAGAAAGCCATTCTCCGATTTATACTCCGAAGAGATACAGAAATGAATTTGGCCAATTGTTGGAACATTCTCCGTTTTGCGAAAGAGATATCATCACTCCTACTTTTGTTGAGCCAAAAGACGAAAAGGGGGAATTTTTAATTAAAGTAAAAAAGGAAAATCAGATCACGGATTTCATCTACGCAACGCATCCGTTTGATGTAGTAGGTTGGGACGGATATTTTTATCCTTATAAATTCAATATTAAAAACTTTGAACCGATTACGGGAAGAATTCACCAACCGCCTCCAGTTCACCAGACGTTTGAAGCGCATAATTTTGTTGTGTGTTCGTTCTGCGCCAGAATGTACGATTATCATCCGCAGGCAATTCCCGCACCTTATAATCATTCCAACATTGATTCTGATGAGGTATTATTCTATACAGAAGGTGATTTCATGAGCCGTAATCATATTGATTTAATGGACTTTACGCTTCACCCAGGAGGAATTGTACACGGGCCTCATCCTGGAGCAATGGAAAGAAGTATCGGTAAAAAATTCACAGAAGAATACGCAGTAATGGTAGATCCTTTCCGCCCGTTAAAACTTACGGAGGAAGCTTTGAAAGTGGAAGACCCTTCATACAAAACTTCCTGGCTGGAGGAATAA
- the hppD gene encoding 4-hydroxyphenylpyruvate dioxygenase: MSTLTFAEKIAQAENFLPINGTDYIEFYVGNAKQAAHYYKTAFGFQSVAYAGPETGVRDRASYVLQQGKIRLVLTTGLKSDSPINEHVKKHGDGVKVLALWVDDAYKAFEETTKRGGKPYLEPVTLTDENGEVRMSGIYTYGETVHMFVERKNYTGPFMPGYEKLESAYNPEDAGLLYVDHCVGNVDWDRMLPTVEWYEKVMGFVNILSFDDKQINTEYSALMSKVMSNGNGYAKFPINEPAEGKKKSQVEEYLDFYEGEGVQHIAVATKDIIHTVTELKKRGVEFLSAPPEAYYDMVPERVGHIDEDLKKLQELGILIDHDEEGYLLQIFTKPVEDRPTLFFEIIERHGAQSFGAGNFKALFEALEREQERRGNL, translated from the coding sequence ATGTCAACACTTACATTTGCCGAAAAAATTGCTCAAGCAGAGAATTTTTTACCGATTAACGGTACGGATTACATTGAGTTTTATGTAGGAAATGCTAAACAGGCTGCTCATTATTACAAAACCGCTTTTGGTTTCCAGTCTGTAGCTTACGCTGGTCCTGAAACAGGAGTAAGAGATCGTGCTTCTTATGTTCTGCAACAGGGAAAAATCAGATTGGTTCTTACTACAGGATTAAAATCAGATTCTCCGATCAATGAACACGTAAAAAAACATGGGGATGGAGTAAAAGTTTTGGCACTTTGGGTAGATGACGCCTACAAAGCTTTCGAAGAAACTACTAAAAGAGGTGGAAAACCATATTTAGAGCCTGTAACTTTGACAGATGAAAACGGTGAAGTAAGAATGTCCGGAATCTATACTTACGGAGAAACTGTTCACATGTTTGTAGAAAGAAAAAATTATACAGGTCCTTTCATGCCTGGTTATGAAAAATTGGAAAGTGCTTACAACCCGGAAGATGCCGGATTATTGTACGTAGACCACTGTGTAGGAAACGTTGACTGGGACAGAATGCTTCCAACGGTTGAGTGGTACGAAAAAGTAATGGGATTTGTGAACATCCTTTCTTTTGATGACAAACAAATCAACACAGAATATTCTGCTTTGATGTCTAAAGTAATGTCAAACGGAAACGGATATGCAAAATTCCCGATCAACGAACCAGCGGAAGGTAAAAAGAAATCTCAGGTGGAAGAATACCTTGATTTCTATGAAGGTGAAGGAGTACAACACATTGCAGTGGCTACAAAAGATATCATCCACACGGTAACTGAATTGAAAAAACGTGGTGTAGAATTCCTTTCTGCTCCACCAGAAGCCTATTATGACATGGTTCCTGAAAGAGTAGGCCACATCGACGAAGATCTTAAAAAACTTCAGGAATTAGGGATTCTTATTGATCATGATGAAGAAGGATATTTACTGCAAATCTTTACTAAACCTGTAGAAGACCGCCCTACCCTGTTCTTTGAAATCATTGAAAGACATGGAGCTCAAAGTTTCGGTGCGGGTAACTTTAAAGCATTATTCGAAGCTTTGGAGAGAGAGCAGGAAAGAAGAGGAAATCTTTAA
- a CDS encoding redoxin domain-containing protein, translating to MLVPCFCLSQMKTGTFSELEIQQKENPKPIIIHMYTSWCSVCKIESFQLNKDKQLVQLINKNFYLISFNPEKMKEKISFQGREFNYLPNGNSGIHELALALSKNKNQPVYPLWIILDQNQRLIEYHEGLFNPEEMKRKLENILNF from the coding sequence ATGTTGGTGCCCTGTTTTTGTCTCTCGCAGATGAAGACGGGCACTTTTTCGGAATTGGAAATTCAGCAGAAAGAAAATCCAAAGCCGATTATTATTCATATGTACACAAGTTGGTGTTCAGTTTGTAAAATCGAATCTTTTCAATTGAATAAGGATAAACAGTTGGTTCAACTGATCAATAAGAATTTTTACCTGATTAGTTTTAATCCGGAAAAAATGAAAGAAAAGATCAGCTTTCAGGGAAGAGAGTTTAATTACTTACCCAATGGAAATTCAGGAATTCATGAATTGGCTTTAGCGTTATCAAAAAATAAAAACCAGCCTGTATATCCGTTGTGGATTATTTTAGATCAAAATCAGCGTTTGATAGAATATCATGAAGGTTTATTTAACCCGGAAGAAATGAAACGCAAACTTGAAAATATTTTAAATTTTTAA
- a CDS encoding TonB-dependent receptor translates to MDSVKISDRKIKTKDIDDVVITGTIKPISKSKSPVAVEIYSQKFFQKNPTPSIFEAISMVNGVKPQLNCSVCNTGDIHINGLEGPYTMILIDGMPIVSSLSTVYGLSGIPNSLVDRIEVVKGPASSIYGSEAMGGVINIITKNALTAPKLSVDLMTTTWSENNLDLSTKFNLGKNVASLLSLNYFNFEKRFDYNKDNFTDAALQNRISVFNKWNFQRKENRLASFALRYLYEDRFGGEMQWNKSYRGSDEVYGESIYTNRVEAFGVYQWPMKENIITQFSYNFHDQNSFYGTNPFVATQKVAFTQTYWDKKLGNHDLILGVTFKKTYYDDNTPGTLSSDGVTNEPMKSPIFGAFIQDQWEINEKNTLLLGYRFDYDKIHHAVHSPRFAWKFSPNPYHTLRLNFGTGFRVVNLFTEDHAALTGSREVVIKSDLKPEKSINGNLNYVWKISVGDKLINLDASAFYTYFSNKIVGDFDTDPEKIIYDNLHGYGISRGASLNVDYTFNFPLNINLGVTYLDVYQKFDGENEKSQQLHAPKWSGTYNLSYKFRNNLTIDFTGQFYGPMRLPVLPNDYRPEYSPFYSLANIQVSKSFKSGFEVYCGIKNLFNFTPKNPLMRPFDPFDKNVDDPISNPYHYTFDTTYGYAPMQKIRGFLGVKYTLK, encoded by the coding sequence ATGGATTCAGTTAAAATCTCAGACAGAAAAATCAAGACGAAGGACATTGATGATGTAGTGATTACCGGAACTATAAAACCAATAAGTAAGTCTAAAAGTCCGGTGGCTGTGGAAATTTATTCTCAAAAGTTTTTCCAGAAAAATCCTACGCCAAGTATTTTTGAAGCCATTTCTATGGTAAATGGAGTAAAGCCACAGCTAAACTGTTCGGTTTGTAATACAGGAGATATCCACATCAACGGATTAGAAGGTCCTTATACAATGATTTTAATTGACGGAATGCCAATTGTAAGTTCCCTTTCAACAGTTTACGGACTGAGTGGAATTCCCAACAGTTTAGTGGATAGAATTGAAGTTGTAAAAGGTCCTGCTTCTTCTATTTACGGCTCTGAAGCCATGGGAGGAGTTATTAATATCATTACAAAAAACGCTCTAACCGCTCCGAAATTAAGTGTAGACTTAATGACAACGACCTGGAGTGAAAATAATCTTGATCTTTCCACAAAATTTAATCTGGGTAAAAATGTAGCTTCATTATTAAGTTTAAATTATTTCAACTTTGAGAAAAGATTTGATTACAATAAAGATAATTTCACAGATGCAGCCCTACAAAACAGGATTTCTGTTTTTAATAAATGGAATTTTCAAAGAAAAGAAAACCGACTGGCGAGTTTTGCCCTGAGATATTTATATGAGGACCGTTTTGGAGGAGAAATGCAATGGAATAAATCGTATCGTGGAAGTGATGAGGTTTATGGAGAAAGTATTTATACGAATAGAGTAGAAGCTTTTGGGGTTTATCAGTGGCCGATGAAGGAAAATATAATCACTCAGTTTTCTTACAATTTTCATGATCAGAATTCCTTTTATGGAACCAATCCTTTTGTAGCGACACAGAAAGTAGCTTTTACACAAACTTATTGGGATAAAAAATTGGGAAACCATGATTTGATCTTGGGGGTGACTTTCAAGAAAACGTATTATGATGATAACACACCGGGAACGCTTTCTTCAGACGGTGTAACTAATGAGCCAATGAAATCACCGATTTTTGGAGCTTTTATTCAGGATCAATGGGAAATAAATGAAAAGAATACGCTGTTGTTAGGATACAGATTTGATTATGATAAAATCCATCATGCTGTACATTCACCACGTTTTGCCTGGAAGTTTTCTCCCAATCCTTACCATACATTGAGGCTCAACTTTGGGACGGGTTTCCGTGTGGTGAATTTATTTACGGAAGATCATGCTGCTTTGACAGGATCGCGTGAAGTTGTGATTAAATCAGATTTAAAGCCTGAAAAATCAATCAACGGAAATTTGAATTATGTCTGGAAAATTTCTGTTGGAGATAAGTTAATCAATCTGGATGCTTCAGCTTTTTATACTTATTTCAGTAATAAAATTGTCGGTGATTTTGATACTGATCCTGAGAAAATCATTTACGATAATCTTCACGGTTATGGAATTTCCAGAGGCGCTTCTCTGAATGTAGATTATACTTTTAATTTTCCTTTGAACATCAATTTGGGAGTCACTTATCTGGATGTGTATCAGAAATTTGACGGTGAAAATGAAAAATCCCAACAGCTTCATGCCCCAAAATGGAGTGGAACGTATAATTTGAGCTATAAATTCAGAAATAATTTAACCATAGATTTTACAGGGCAGTTCTACGGACCGATGAGGTTACCAGTTTTGCCGAATGATTACCGCCCTGAATATTCTCCGTTTTATTCTTTGGCAAATATTCAGGTTTCGAAGAGTTTCAAATCTGGATTTGAGGTGTATTGCGGAATTAAAAATCTGTTCAATTTCACTCCGAAAAATCCTTTGATGCGACCGTTTGATCCGTTTGATAAAAATGTTGATGACCCGATCAGTAATCCTTATCATTATACTTTTGATACGACTTACGGATACGCTCCGATGCAGAAAATACGAGGATTCTTGGGAGTAAAATATACTTTAAAATAA
- a CDS encoding succinate CoA transferase, whose product MLERIRLESLHKKVTTVENAVNIIKDGMVVGSSGFTKAGDSKAILAALAEKGKTEDLKITLMTGASLGHGTDGKLAEANVVKKRMPFQVDPILRNKINKGEILFIDQHLSESAELLHTKNLQNIDVAVIEAAYIERDGSIVPTTSVGNSVTFAALAKKIIIEINTEVPEEVYGIHDIYQAEDYPYRNVIPIVAPWNKIGRKSIPVDPEKIEAIVFTNLKDSPADIAEPDTKTTAIAKHIIEFFENEVRLGRLTDRLLPLQAGIGKVANAVLTGFKDSNFYDLTMFSEVLQDSTFDLIDAGKLSFASASSVTVSKDCYDRVFGNLGKYREKFVLRPQNISNTPGLIRRLGVIAINTAIEFDIYGNVNSTHIGGTKIMNGIGGSGDFARNAYLSIFVTQAASKENKISHVLPMVSHTDHTEHDVDILVTDIGLADLRGLAPRERAQKIIDNCVHPDYKEELQSYFDRACERGGHTPHLLEESFSWHLRFSQTGSMKKETATEVLN is encoded by the coding sequence ATGTTAGAAAGAATCAGACTAGAAAGTCTACACAAGAAAGTAACCACAGTAGAAAATGCCGTCAATATCATTAAAGATGGCATGGTAGTAGGATCCAGCGGTTTTACAAAAGCCGGAGACAGCAAGGCTATTTTAGCTGCACTGGCTGAAAAAGGCAAAACCGAAGATCTGAAAATTACCTTAATGACCGGGGCCTCTTTAGGACACGGAACAGACGGAAAGCTCGCAGAAGCCAATGTCGTAAAAAAAAGGATGCCGTTTCAGGTAGACCCTATTCTCAGAAATAAAATCAACAAAGGTGAAATTCTTTTCATCGATCAGCATTTAAGTGAAAGTGCAGAGCTTCTTCACACCAAAAATTTACAAAACATTGATGTTGCCGTAATTGAAGCTGCTTATATTGAAAGAGACGGAAGTATTGTCCCGACAACCTCCGTAGGAAATTCGGTAACTTTTGCTGCTTTGGCTAAAAAAATAATCATTGAGATCAATACAGAAGTTCCCGAAGAAGTATACGGAATTCACGATATTTATCAGGCGGAAGATTATCCGTACAGAAATGTAATTCCTATTGTTGCACCATGGAATAAAATCGGAAGAAAAAGTATTCCGGTAGATCCTGAAAAAATTGAAGCGATTGTTTTTACCAATCTTAAAGACAGCCCTGCCGATATTGCTGAACCAGATACAAAAACAACAGCCATTGCAAAACATATCATTGAGTTTTTTGAAAATGAAGTTCGTTTAGGCAGACTTACAGACAGACTTCTTCCTCTTCAGGCAGGAATCGGTAAAGTAGCCAATGCGGTTCTTACTGGGTTTAAAGACAGTAACTTTTATGATTTAACCATGTTTTCAGAAGTATTACAGGACAGTACTTTTGATCTGATTGATGCAGGAAAATTAAGTTTTGCTTCAGCATCTTCAGTAACGGTTTCTAAAGACTGCTATGACCGGGTGTTTGGAAATCTTGGAAAATACAGAGAGAAATTTGTTTTAAGACCTCAAAATATCTCCAATACACCGGGACTGATCAGAAGACTGGGTGTAATTGCCATCAATACGGCTATAGAATTTGATATTTACGGAAATGTAAATTCTACGCATATCGGAGGAACAAAAATCATGAACGGTATTGGTGGTTCGGGTGACTTTGCCAGAAATGCTTACTTAAGTATTTTCGTAACTCAGGCTGCTTCTAAAGAAAATAAAATTTCACACGTTCTGCCAATGGTTTCTCATACCGATCACACAGAACACGATGTTGATATTCTGGTAACCGATATAGGTTTAGCCGATTTACGTGGACTCGCTCCGAGAGAAAGAGCCCAGAAGATCATTGATAATTGTGTTCATCCGGATTATAAAGAAGAACTGCAGTCTTATTTTGACCGCGCCTGTGAAAGAGGAGGACATACTCCACATCTTCTGGAAGAATCTTTCAGCTGGCATTTAAGGTTCTCACAAACGGGAAGCATGAAGAAGGAAACTGCCACAGAAGTTTTAAATTAA
- a CDS encoding flavin reductase family protein — MKTVIPSEITPVQLQTIMQTAVSPRPIALASTVDKNGNINLSPFSFFNMFSTVPPILIFSPSRRVRDNTTKHTLENVLDVPEVVIGTVNFPIVQQISLASTEYGDGVNEFIKSGLTMKGAELVQPKLIEECPVNFECKVLEVKSLGDQGGAGNLVICEVQKIHIREEYLNEEGNLDQKKLDMVARLGGNWYSRNNENNLFEVPKPLVTKGIGFDLLPDEIKLSKVFTGNDLGMLANVEVLPSGEYHSDEKIHQNAQQLLLENNIEEAWKILIK, encoded by the coding sequence ATGAAAACAGTAATTCCATCCGAAATAACTCCGGTACAGCTACAAACCATCATGCAGACTGCCGTATCACCACGACCGATTGCATTGGCTTCCACTGTTGATAAGAATGGCAACATCAATCTGTCTCCTTTCAGTTTTTTCAATATGTTCAGTACAGTTCCTCCAATTCTGATTTTTTCACCTTCCAGAAGAGTTCGGGATAATACAACGAAACATACTTTAGAAAACGTTTTAGACGTTCCTGAAGTAGTCATCGGAACGGTAAATTTTCCAATTGTCCAGCAGATTTCTCTGGCATCTACAGAATATGGTGACGGTGTGAATGAATTCATCAAATCAGGTTTAACCATGAAAGGCGCTGAGTTGGTACAACCAAAATTAATCGAAGAATGTCCTGTAAACTTTGAGTGCAAGGTTTTAGAGGTAAAATCTTTGGGTGACCAAGGCGGTGCAGGAAATCTGGTTATTTGTGAAGTTCAGAAAATCCATATCAGAGAAGAATATCTGAATGAGGAAGGAAATCTTGATCAGAAAAAACTGGATATGGTTGCCCGTTTAGGCGGAAACTGGTATTCCAGAAATAATGAAAATAATCTTTTTGAAGTTCCAAAACCATTAGTCACTAAAGGAATTGGCTTCGATCTTCTTCCGGATGAAATAAAATTGAGCAAGGTCTTTACCGGAAATGATTTAGGAATGTTAGCAAACGTTGAAGTTTTACCTTCCGGAGAATATCATTCCGATGAAAAGATCCACCAGAATGCACAGCAACTTTTGCTGGAAAACAATATTGAAGAAGCATGGAAGATTTTAATTAAATAA
- a CDS encoding acetyl-CoA hydrolase/transferase C-terminal domain-containing protein has translation MYNYISAEEAVYTVKSGNRVFFHGSACTPNHLIDELARQSHRLSNVEMVSITQQGNVEIAKPEYKDSFFINSLFVSTPVRGAVNSDRGDFVPVFLSEIPILFRKNILPLDVAMITVSPPDKHGFCTLGTSVDIARAAVDTAKTIVAIVNPLMPRTHGDGMIHVNRIHKLVWHEEELPTVDYGSKVGPEEMEVGKNVAELIEDKSTLQMGIGTIPDAVLKCLGNHKDLGIHTEMLSDGVIDLIQNDVINNKYKGYNDNKTITSFCFGTRKLYDYVDDNTVFSFDDVSTVNFPINIMRNKKMVAINSAIEIDLTGQVCADSIGTMQYSGIGGQMDFMRGAALSEDGKPIIAITSRTKKGISRIVPYLKQGAGVVTTRGHIHYVVTEYGTAYLYGKNLRQRAQELISIAHPDDREMLERAAFERFKH, from the coding sequence ATGTACAACTATATAAGTGCCGAAGAAGCTGTATATACCGTAAAAAGCGGAAACAGGGTATTTTTTCACGGAAGTGCATGTACCCCCAATCATTTAATTGACGAACTGGCAAGACAATCTCACCGCCTTTCCAATGTGGAAATGGTTTCGATTACCCAACAGGGAAATGTTGAAATTGCAAAACCGGAATATAAAGACAGCTTTTTCATCAATTCTCTTTTCGTTTCAACGCCGGTGCGAGGTGCCGTAAATTCTGATCGTGGAGATTTTGTACCTGTCTTTTTAAGTGAAATTCCTATTTTATTCAGAAAAAATATTCTGCCTTTGGATGTAGCTATGATCACGGTTTCTCCCCCGGATAAACATGGCTTTTGTACTTTAGGAACATCAGTAGATATTGCGAGAGCCGCTGTAGACACCGCAAAAACCATTGTGGCAATCGTCAATCCGTTGATGCCCAGAACTCACGGTGACGGAATGATCCATGTAAACAGAATTCATAAACTGGTATGGCATGAAGAAGAGCTTCCGACAGTGGATTATGGTTCAAAAGTGGGGCCTGAAGAAATGGAAGTCGGGAAAAATGTGGCAGAACTGATTGAAGATAAGTCTACGCTGCAAATGGGAATAGGAACAATTCCTGATGCGGTTTTAAAATGCCTAGGAAATCATAAAGATCTGGGTATTCATACTGAAATGTTGAGTGACGGAGTGATTGATTTGATCCAAAATGATGTCATCAACAATAAATACAAAGGCTATAATGACAATAAAACGATTACCAGCTTTTGTTTCGGAACAAGAAAATTATACGATTATGTAGATGACAATACGGTTTTTTCATTTGATGATGTAAGTACTGTGAATTTTCCAATTAATATCATGAGAAACAAAAAAATGGTGGCTATTAATTCTGCCATCGAAATAGATCTTACGGGCCAGGTTTGTGCAGATTCTATAGGAACCATGCAGTACAGCGGAATCGGCGGACAAATGGATTTTATGAGAGGAGCGGCATTAAGTGAAGACGGAAAACCTATTATTGCCATTACTTCAAGAACTAAAAAGGGAATTTCCAGAATTGTTCCTTATCTGAAACAGGGAGCCGGAGTTGTTACAACGAGAGGTCACATTCATTACGTGGTTACTGAATATGGAACGGCTTATCTATACGGGAAAAACTTACGACAAAGAGCTCAGGAACTGATCAGCATTGCGCATCCTGATGATCGGGAAATGCTGGAAAGAGCCGCTTTCGAAAGATTTAAACATTAA